In a genomic window of Streptomyces pristinaespiralis:
- a CDS encoding class I SAM-dependent methyltransferase yields the protein MADATEAARSDVQADVALKAKHRKMWALGDYPTLAGELIPELGTTLVEACGVGDGDKVLDIAAGTGNAAIPAARAGADVTASDLTPELLEAGRQQAGKQGVELEWREADAEALPFGDGEFDTVMSCVGVMFAPHHEATAGELLRVCRPGGTVGLLNWTPEGFIGQMFAAMKPYAPPPPPGAKPPPLWGKEEHVRALLGDEVTDLEMRRQTVRVDRFDRPEAFRDYFKAVYGPTIAVYRNIADSPDRVAELDQALAELAREHGGGSGSSGMEWEYLLVTARRSG from the coding sequence ATGGCAGACGCGACCGAAGCGGCCCGATCCGACGTCCAGGCGGACGTGGCGCTCAAGGCGAAGCACCGCAAGATGTGGGCGCTGGGCGACTACCCCACCCTCGCCGGTGAGCTCATCCCGGAGCTGGGCACGACCCTGGTGGAAGCGTGCGGCGTGGGGGACGGCGACAAGGTTCTGGACATCGCGGCCGGGACGGGCAACGCCGCGATCCCCGCGGCGCGGGCCGGAGCCGATGTCACGGCCAGCGACCTCACCCCCGAGCTGCTGGAGGCGGGGCGGCAACAGGCCGGGAAGCAGGGTGTGGAGCTCGAGTGGCGCGAGGCCGACGCCGAGGCGCTCCCGTTCGGCGACGGCGAGTTCGACACCGTCATGTCCTGCGTCGGGGTCATGTTCGCCCCGCACCACGAGGCCACCGCCGGCGAACTGCTCCGGGTCTGCCGCCCCGGCGGGACCGTCGGCCTGCTCAACTGGACGCCCGAAGGCTTCATCGGGCAGATGTTCGCCGCCATGAAGCCGTACGCCCCACCGCCGCCTCCCGGTGCGAAGCCCCCGCCGCTCTGGGGGAAGGAAGAGCACGTCAGGGCGCTTCTCGGGGATGAGGTGACCGATCTCGAGATGCGCCGGCAGACGGTCCGGGTGGACCGCTTCGACCGGCCTGAGGCCTTCCGCGACTACTTCAAGGCCGTGTACGGGCCGACCATCGCCGTCTACCGCAACATCGCCGACTCCCCCGACCGGGTCGCCGAGCTGGACCAGGCGCTCGCCGAGCTGGCCCGCGAGCACGGCGGCGGCTCGGGAAGTTCCGGGATGGAGTGGGAGTACCTCCTGGTGACCGCCCGCCGGAGCGGCTGA